Proteins found in one Triticum urartu cultivar G1812 chromosome 4, Tu2.1, whole genome shotgun sequence genomic segment:
- the LOC125554204 gene encoding uncharacterized protein LOC125554204, translating to MTTVRVLLAVALVISLLALGHPLAHARHVKDLSSMPTGDSSSEKKGLQQGSNMKLDAGKTKKVENVGVEETPKGSAEPSFGNRGSLGAESDKVAVLARRGEPPKPHPKKHN from the exons ATGACTACTGTCCGAGTTCTTCTTGCAGTTGCCCTGGTCATCTCCCTGCTCGCCCTTGGCCATCCCCTTGCTCATGCTCGCCATG TGAAGGACCTGTCGTCCATGCCAACCGGTGATTCCTCGTCTGAAAAGAAAGGATTACAGCAAGGGAGTAACATGAAGCTCGATGCCGGGAAGACGAAGAAAGTTGAAAACGTCGGAGTGGAGGAGACACCTAAGGGATCTGCTGAACCAAGCTTCGGCAACCGGGGGAGCCTTGGTGCTGAGTCTGATAAGGTGGCCGTGCTTGCTCGCCGTGGAGAACCACCCAAGCCTCACCCGAAAAAGCACAACTAA